In Anseongella ginsenosidimutans, one genomic interval encodes:
- a CDS encoding amidohydrolase family protein, which yields MTTENNPFSRRRFLAGTGLLLAGTVLKAKGAGILENASLAGGRERIIDIHQHTDYTGRPNEQLISHQRTMGISTTILLPAGSPVVSASTHQGVSNGLQAGCTGNEVCYRIAQEYPDEFVFGSNEVPDLPGAVKEIEKYLKLGAKVIGELKFGVDCDSPEMQRIYELAGKYEVPVLMHWQHKMYSYHLERFHKMLEKYPEVNFIGHAQTWWANVDKNHEDQSVLYPETKVAAGGITDRLLSDYPNMYGDLSAGSGLNSLLRDEAHAREFLERHQDKLLYGSDCNDSAGQGERCIGAKGIDTIRRLSSRRRVERKILYKNAKKLFRI from the coding sequence ATGACCACTGAAAACAACCCTTTTTCCCGCCGCCGGTTCCTGGCAGGAACGGGCCTGCTGCTGGCGGGTACCGTGCTAAAAGCTAAAGGCGCCGGCATACTTGAAAATGCTTCCCTTGCCGGAGGCCGGGAACGTATTATCGACATCCACCAGCACACGGATTACACGGGCAGGCCCAATGAGCAATTGATCAGCCACCAGCGGACCATGGGCATTAGCACGACTATCCTTTTGCCCGCCGGCAGCCCCGTCGTTTCTGCTTCCACCCATCAGGGTGTGTCCAACGGCCTGCAGGCCGGCTGTACGGGGAACGAAGTCTGCTACCGCATAGCGCAGGAATACCCGGATGAGTTTGTGTTCGGCTCCAACGAAGTGCCGGACCTGCCGGGCGCTGTGAAGGAGATTGAAAAATACCTGAAGCTTGGCGCGAAAGTGATCGGGGAACTGAAGTTCGGGGTTGACTGCGATTCGCCCGAAATGCAGCGGATCTATGAACTGGCGGGAAAGTACGAAGTTCCCGTACTCATGCACTGGCAGCACAAGATGTACAGCTATCACCTGGAACGCTTCCATAAAATGCTGGAAAAGTACCCCGAAGTGAATTTTATCGGGCATGCGCAAACATGGTGGGCGAATGTTGATAAGAATCACGAAGATCAAAGTGTTCTGTACCCCGAGACAAAAGTAGCTGCGGGCGGCATCACAGACCGCCTGCTCAGCGATTATCCGAATATGTACGGCGACCTTTCGGCGGGTTCCGGCCTGAATTCCCTTTTACGGGATGAGGCGCATGCCAGGGAATTCCTGGAGCGGCATCAGGATAAGCTTCTCTACGGAAGCGACTGCAATGACTCAGCCGGGCAGGGAGAAAGATGTATAGGAGCAAAAGGTATCGATACGATCAGGAGGCTGTCCTCCCGGCGGCGGGTTGAGCGCAAAATTTTATATAAGAATGCAAAAAAACTATTCCGCATATAA
- a CDS encoding PVC-type heme-binding CxxCH protein, whose amino-acid sequence MQKNYSAYKHPFRMNQYLAPAIALLAISGVSCAENRYPDALEPEEALRSFQLDSAFTIELFASEPMIMDPVEMVFDRRGRAYVVEMEDYPFKPEPGKAKGRIRLLEDTDGDGKADKATLFADSLSEATSVLPWKDGLIVTTAPYILHLKDTTGDNRADTREVLFSGFFQNNSEAQITNLHFNVDNWIYASNHGQPGEVQFARKPDAPAVSVQGADFRFRLDREAFEPETGAAQFGQAINDWGHRFMTQNTIHIQQAVIPWRYLHRHAYLPSDRASTDISDHGLRMFQQTPAPYWRAERTRRRQKEYKERGLDRQEYAEDHFTGASGGTIYSGNIFPDAFYGNIFTGDVAGNLVHRDVLTPLEDSPVYQASRSGKEGEREFLSSADPWFRPVNFTVGPEGALYIIDMYRQHIETPLSIPEDLKKDMDFMNGSDRGRIYRIVPKSGPGQEQQAWGAEWPPRPEGPGTDALVKLLAHPNRWWRLQAQQLLLELQDRSAVPALQQLFHEHTDPRARLHALYTLEGLSALDAEIVKAALADSHPGLREHGLILAERFPECLPGIKERTADPSPRVALQACLSLGEFPAAEAAPALSAAAARYSEDRWFRMAILSSDAGSSSALLGLLDRDKVFFAEAKPGKIRFLEDLSFIMAARGGEGEIGRLLDVLSGLNAVEEWQLAGLRGLEKGLKKINTQQRRLPGRRNS is encoded by the coding sequence ATGCAAAAAAACTATTCCGCATATAAGCACCCGTTTCGCATGAACCAATACCTGGCGCCAGCCATTGCCTTACTGGCCATATCCGGTGTTTCCTGCGCGGAAAACCGGTACCCCGACGCGCTTGAACCTGAGGAGGCGCTCCGCAGCTTCCAGCTGGACAGCGCGTTTACCATTGAATTATTTGCTTCCGAGCCCATGATCATGGATCCTGTGGAAATGGTCTTTGACCGGCGCGGCAGGGCGTACGTGGTGGAAATGGAAGATTATCCTTTCAAACCGGAACCCGGGAAGGCAAAAGGCCGGATCCGCCTGCTGGAAGATACCGACGGGGACGGGAAGGCCGATAAGGCCACGCTTTTTGCGGACAGCCTGTCGGAAGCCACCAGCGTGCTTCCCTGGAAGGATGGGCTCATCGTGACTACGGCCCCTTATATTCTTCATTTAAAAGACACGACCGGCGACAACCGCGCCGATACGCGCGAGGTGCTTTTTTCCGGTTTCTTTCAGAATAATTCCGAAGCCCAGATCACCAATCTTCACTTTAACGTGGATAACTGGATCTATGCTTCCAATCACGGGCAGCCGGGTGAGGTGCAGTTTGCAAGAAAGCCGGACGCGCCTGCAGTTTCTGTTCAGGGCGCCGACTTCCGTTTTCGCCTTGACCGGGAGGCATTTGAGCCGGAAACCGGCGCTGCCCAGTTCGGGCAAGCGATCAATGACTGGGGGCATCGTTTCATGACGCAGAATACTATTCATATTCAACAGGCGGTAATTCCCTGGCGGTATCTCCACCGGCATGCCTACCTGCCCTCTGACAGGGCTTCCACCGATATTTCGGATCACGGGCTTCGCATGTTCCAGCAAACGCCGGCTCCTTACTGGCGGGCGGAACGTACCCGCCGCCGCCAGAAAGAATATAAGGAACGCGGGCTGGATCGCCAGGAATACGCCGAAGATCATTTTACAGGCGCTTCGGGCGGAACTATCTACTCGGGCAATATCTTTCCCGACGCTTTTTACGGGAATATTTTTACCGGGGATGTAGCCGGAAACCTGGTACACCGGGATGTATTGACACCGCTTGAGGATAGCCCGGTGTACCAGGCAAGCCGAAGCGGGAAGGAAGGGGAAAGGGAGTTCCTAAGCTCCGCCGATCCCTGGTTTCGCCCCGTTAACTTCACGGTAGGCCCCGAAGGTGCGCTTTACATTATAGATATGTACCGGCAGCATATTGAAACGCCTCTTTCCATCCCGGAAGACCTGAAGAAGGATATGGATTTTATGAACGGCAGCGACCGCGGCCGCATTTACCGTATTGTTCCCAAAAGCGGGCCCGGACAGGAACAGCAGGCCTGGGGAGCGGAATGGCCTCCCCGCCCGGAAGGCCCGGGAACGGACGCGCTGGTAAAACTCCTGGCGCATCCCAACCGCTGGTGGAGATTGCAGGCACAGCAACTGCTGCTGGAGCTACAGGACAGATCAGCGGTTCCGGCGCTGCAGCAATTGTTCCATGAGCATACGGACCCCCGGGCGCGCCTGCATGCTTTGTACACACTGGAAGGGCTGTCGGCATTGGACGCGGAGATCGTAAAGGCGGCCCTGGCCGATTCCCATCCGGGGTTGCGCGAGCATGGGCTGATCCTTGCGGAGCGCTTTCCCGAATGCCTGCCCGGAATAAAGGAAAGGACGGCAGATCCTTCGCCAAGGGTTGCGCTGCAGGCTTGCCTGAGCCTTGGAGAATTCCCTGCGGCTGAAGCGGCGCCGGCTTTAAGCGCCGCGGCAGCCCGGTACAGTGAAGACCGCTGGTTCAGAATGGCCATACTGAGTTCGGATGCCGGTTCCTCATCCGCCTTGCTTGGCCTTCTGGACAGGGACAAGGTGTTCTTTGCCGAAGCAAAGCCGGGCAAGATCCGCTTCCTGGAAGATCTTTCTTTTATCATGGCCGCGCGTGGCGGAGAGGGAGAAATAGGGCGTCTCCTGGACGTATTATCCGGCCTTAATGCGGTAGAAGAATGGCAACTAGCCGGCTTAAGGGGCCTTGAAAAAGGCTTGAAAAAAATCAACACGCAGCAGCGTCGGTTGCCGGGGCGCAGAAACAGTTAA